The proteins below come from a single Cellulosilyticum sp. I15G10I2 genomic window:
- the rplT gene encoding 50S ribosomal protein L20 codes for MARVKGGISTKKRRNRVLKLAKGYRGAKSTQFRTAKQAVMKSLSYSYVGRKLRKREFRTLWIARINAAARINGLSYSRFMNGLKNACVNINRKMLADLAISDPKAFTQLVETAKSNLK; via the coding sequence ATGGCAAGAGTTAAAGGTGGAATATCCACTAAAAAAAGACGTAATAGAGTATTAAAGTTAGCTAAAGGATATAGAGGCGCAAAATCAACACAATTTAGAACAGCAAAACAAGCTGTTATGAAGTCATTAAGTTATTCATATGTAGGCAGAAAATTAAGAAAACGTGAATTTAGAACACTATGGATTGCGCGTATCAATGCAGCAGCTAGAATTAACGGGTTATCATATAGCCGCTTTATGAATGGATTAAAAAATGCATGCGTAAACATCAACAGAAAAATGTTAGCGGATCTTGCAATTAGCGATCCTAAAGCATTTACACAATTAGTTGAAACTGCAAAATCTAATTTAAAATAA